The following are from one region of the Leptospira kirschneri serovar Cynopteri str. 3522 CT genome:
- a CDS encoding flagellar hook capping FlgD N-terminal domain-containing protein, with protein MAEATGISQQANINRYLEGDRSFNIRNHMENLEKEEKNGLKGIEIRSSVKSLGKDDFLKLLIIQLSSQDPTNPVKDQDFIAQMAQFSSLEQMNNISNGIQKMGNRQSFSLVGKLVSGPDFVNGENIAGIAGALFFDGEGKTFVRVNGRSIDVEQISLISDPVVLKEQEAAYNQSQSVPARTPAHSPEVGTNVSSQEAPFDISPNAHEMAAKQKSMESSIKNQKEVEISGTEQTPELQEKTTSEKQISDWKFPGKDKSNSYE; from the coding sequence ATGGCAGAAGCTACGGGCATTAGCCAACAAGCAAACATAAATCGTTACCTAGAAGGAGACAGAAGTTTTAATATCCGGAACCACATGGAAAATTTGGAGAAGGAAGAAAAAAACGGTCTCAAAGGAATCGAAATCCGTTCTTCGGTTAAGTCTTTAGGCAAAGACGATTTTCTTAAATTACTCATTATTCAACTTTCTTCTCAAGATCCAACGAACCCTGTTAAAGATCAGGACTTTATCGCTCAGATGGCACAGTTTTCTTCTCTTGAACAAATGAATAATATTTCCAACGGAATTCAAAAGATGGGAAATCGTCAGAGTTTTTCTCTTGTTGGAAAACTTGTTTCCGGTCCTGATTTTGTGAACGGTGAAAACATCGCCGGAATTGCAGGAGCACTTTTTTTTGATGGAGAAGGTAAAACTTTTGTTCGAGTCAACGGAAGGTCCATAGACGTGGAACAAATTTCTCTTATCAGCGATCCTGTTGTTTTAAAAGAACAAGAAGCCGCCTATAATCAAAGTCAGTCTGTTCCGGCTCGAACCCCTGCTCATTCTCCTGAAGTTGGAACTAACGTTTCTTCTCAAGAGGCACCTTTTGATATTTCGCCTAACGCTCATGAGATGGCGGCTAAACAAAAATCTATGGAATCTTCAATCAAGAATCAGAAGGAAGTCGAAATTTCTGGTACTGAACAAACTCCGGAATTACAAGAAAAAACAACTTCCGAAAAGCAAATTTCCGATTGGAAGTTTCCTGGTAAAGACAAAAGCAATTCATACGAATAA
- a CDS encoding flagellar hook-length control protein FliK: MNISGDLSVSEFKPQPVRNLPKMGEAAGRSSFVDLMKILQGSAQKGIEETLAEIQNPSSKAEVPQLEEEDPEILEEKKTRPINSTEDDVSEEDKLEEATNVTVLPWFLVSETKNNEVVDPKIESVILDGLESEIIKTNPIDTLKAPESISTSELIIENFFANEVEESTELLSKVSLEEESEKLLDIEKGSSISFENLKEIKPRSAKQESEIYEKSESFETSDTFNFNEVDKKESKENAKGFSNSFKDKDFEEAKIEVSKELALDSEKWKISRDKKTDSYTNLKTVAKEEIKAVVLNQFTENSFGKSGQEQSFRSDSYSSLVKGVGTPAANGSRESGTFSKEFFPSKESNVLSKKDIQQNFQNLIRSARVQILENGRTEASIRMNPKDLGQMSLAISTDKDVVRGKLLVESDTVKQQLVAELANLKQDLKANGLELESLVIEVKEEVFSFNADSDKNDKDSHSFQAAFGEDWNSDFKNSFYEEDELSFEENFSEPNDFPKKTDGKSEKLLDLKV; encoded by the coding sequence ATGAATATTTCCGGTGATTTATCCGTTTCAGAATTTAAACCACAACCCGTGCGGAATCTTCCGAAAATGGGTGAGGCGGCAGGTAGAAGTTCCTTTGTTGATTTGATGAAGATCTTACAGGGATCTGCACAGAAAGGTATAGAGGAAACTCTGGCCGAAATTCAAAATCCGTCTTCCAAAGCGGAAGTTCCACAACTCGAAGAAGAAGATCCTGAAATCTTAGAAGAAAAAAAGACCCGCCCTATCAATTCTACAGAAGATGATGTTTCAGAAGAAGATAAGCTTGAAGAAGCGACTAACGTAACCGTTCTACCCTGGTTTCTGGTATCAGAAACAAAAAACAATGAGGTCGTGGATCCTAAAATTGAATCCGTAATTTTAGACGGATTAGAATCTGAAATCATTAAAACAAATCCGATTGATACTTTAAAGGCTCCAGAATCGATTTCCACAAGTGAATTGATCATCGAAAACTTTTTTGCAAATGAAGTGGAAGAATCTACAGAATTATTAAGCAAAGTCTCTTTAGAGGAAGAATCGGAGAAACTACTCGATATAGAAAAAGGATCCTCGATCTCTTTTGAAAATTTAAAAGAAATCAAACCCCGATCTGCAAAACAAGAAAGTGAAATTTACGAAAAATCAGAATCGTTCGAAACATCTGATACATTCAATTTTAATGAAGTAGATAAAAAAGAATCTAAAGAAAATGCGAAGGGTTTTTCTAACTCTTTTAAAGATAAAGATTTTGAGGAAGCAAAAATCGAAGTTTCTAAAGAATTGGCGCTTGATTCGGAAAAATGGAAAATCAGCCGCGATAAAAAAACGGATTCTTACACGAACTTGAAGACCGTCGCGAAAGAAGAAATTAAAGCAGTTGTACTCAATCAATTTACGGAAAATTCTTTCGGAAAATCAGGACAAGAACAATCCTTTCGATCCGATTCTTACTCTTCTCTTGTAAAAGGGGTCGGAACTCCGGCCGCAAATGGTTCACGAGAAAGCGGAACTTTTAGCAAAGAATTCTTTCCTTCTAAAGAATCCAATGTGCTTTCCAAAAAAGACATTCAACAGAATTTTCAAAACCTGATTCGTTCCGCTCGTGTGCAAATCCTTGAAAACGGAAGAACTGAAGCGAGCATTCGCATGAACCCGAAAGACCTAGGCCAAATGTCTCTTGCGATTTCCACGGATAAAGACGTCGTTCGTGGTAAACTTTTGGTGGAATCGGATACCGTCAAACAACAGTTAGTTGCCGAACTTGCTAATTTAAAGCAGGATCTTAAAGCGAACGGTCTTGAACTTGAATCTCTTGTGATTGAAGTTAAGGAAGAGGTTTTCTCTTTTAATGCGGACTCGGATAAAAATGACAAAGATTCTCATTCTTTCCAAGCCGCGTTTGGAGAAGATTGGAACTCCGATTTCAAAAATTCTTTTTACGAAGAAGACGAACTTTCTTTCGAAGAAAATTTTTCCGAGCCTAATGATTTTCCTAAAAAAACCGATGGGAAATCCGAGAAATTGCTCGATCTGAAAGTATAG